In Xanthomonas sp. SI, the following are encoded in one genomic region:
- the adeC gene encoding AdeC/AdeK/OprM family multidrug efflux complex outer membrane factor — protein sequence MSRSILTPLALAVSTLLAGCSLMPAYERPAAPVPAQFDGAAADSGAQTVAVPVADIGWRAVFTDPKLQQVIELALDNNRDLRVAALNIDQAWAQYRVQRADLAPGVDLGGSGNGSRTPGDLSGTGQPLVAHSYSATLGISAYELDLFGRVRSLKEQALQQFLSTTEAQRSTHISLIAQVATAYLTLAADQDLLRLAQDTLSSQGESYRLQQRSFELGAASALTLRQAQTTVESARVDVERYTAQVAQDRNALRLLAGTEVPSELLPTALPDSASADANVLASIPAGLPSELLQRRPDILQAERTLQAANANIGAARAAFYPSISLTASAGSASAGLSGLFKGGSGSWSFAPSLSLPIFDGGRNRANLDVAKVQRDIDVANYEKAIQTAFREVSDALAERSTLGRQLQAQQALVDASADSYRLSQARFERGVDSYLGALDAQRTLYAAEQTLIDTRLSRFTNLVTFYKALGGGWVEMAASTDATASTGR from the coding sequence ATGTCCCGTTCGATCCTGACCCCGCTGGCGCTGGCGGTGTCCACCTTGCTTGCCGGCTGCAGCCTGATGCCGGCCTACGAACGCCCGGCGGCGCCGGTGCCGGCGCAGTTCGACGGCGCCGCCGCCGACAGCGGCGCGCAGACCGTCGCCGTTCCCGTCGCCGACATCGGCTGGCGCGCGGTGTTCACCGATCCCAAGCTGCAGCAGGTGATCGAGCTGGCGCTGGACAACAACCGCGACCTGCGCGTGGCCGCGCTCAACATCGACCAGGCCTGGGCGCAGTACCGGGTGCAGCGCGCCGACCTGGCGCCGGGCGTGGACCTGGGCGGCAGCGGCAACGGCTCGCGCACCCCGGGCGACCTGTCCGGCACCGGGCAACCGCTGGTGGCGCACAGCTACAGCGCCACGCTCGGCATCAGCGCCTACGAGCTGGATCTGTTCGGCCGCGTGCGCAGCCTCAAGGAACAGGCGCTGCAGCAGTTCCTGTCCACCACCGAGGCGCAGCGCAGCACCCACATCAGCCTGATCGCGCAGGTCGCCACGGCCTATCTGACCCTGGCCGCCGACCAGGATCTGCTGCGCCTGGCGCAGGACACGCTGAGCAGCCAGGGCGAGAGCTACCGGCTGCAGCAACGCAGTTTCGAACTCGGCGCGGCCTCGGCGCTGACCCTGCGGCAGGCGCAGACCACGGTGGAAAGCGCGCGGGTGGACGTGGAGCGCTACACCGCGCAGGTGGCGCAAGATCGCAATGCGCTACGCCTGCTGGCGGGCACGGAAGTGCCGAGCGAGCTGCTGCCGACCGCGCTGCCGGACAGCGCTAGCGCCGACGCCAACGTGTTGGCCAGCATTCCGGCGGGGCTGCCGTCGGAGCTGCTGCAGCGCCGTCCGGACATCCTGCAGGCCGAGCGCACCCTGCAGGCCGCCAACGCCAACATCGGTGCGGCGCGTGCCGCGTTCTATCCGAGCATCAGCCTGACCGCCTCGGCCGGCAGCGCCAGCGCCGGCCTGTCCGGCCTGTTCAAGGGCGGCTCGGGCAGCTGGAGCTTCGCGCCCAGCCTCTCGTTGCCGATCTTCGACGGCGGCCGCAACCGCGCCAATCTCGATGTCGCCAAGGTGCAGCGCGACATCGACGTGGCCAACTACGAGAAGGCGATCCAGACCGCGTTCCGCGAGGTCTCCGATGCGCTGGCCGAGCGCAGCACGCTGGGCCGCCAGCTGCAGGCGCAACAGGCGCTGGTGGATGCGTCCGCCGACAGCTACCGGCTGTCGCAGGCGCGCTTCGAGCGCGGCGTGGACAGCTATCTCGGCGCACTGGATGCGCAGCGCACGCTGTACGCCGCCGAGCAGACCCTGATCGACACGCGGCTGTCGCGCTTCACCAACCTGGTGACCTTCTACAAGGCGCTGGGCGGCGGCTGGGTGGAGATGGCCGCGTCCACGGACGCGACGGCCTCGACGGGGCGCTAG